The genomic segment CTAGCATTGAATGTACCTCTAACAGATCCAAGGAACTCAAGGAACTCCTTCACAGTTAATGCCTCTAAGACAGCTGGAGTCTCCATAACAACCCCCACGTGATTCATGACCACTGGTGAAGGGGGGCCGAGGCCAAGTACATCTATTAAACCCTCATACTTAACTAAACCTAATACAGCCTTTATCGTTGATGTCTTACCGGCTCCATTAGGGCCTAGGAGACAGTAGACTTCACCATTATTCACAGTGAAGCTTATACCCTTAACGGCGGTTTTTTCACCATACTTAACCACAAGCTTCTCAACTTTAAGTACATCATTATTACTCATTAAATATGCGACTTGAATTAAGTCTTAAAAACTTAACTCACTGAAGACTAGGCGTAAGGTATTTGACTTAAAAATAAGCCTCAGCGTGGTTTATAGATTTTGTGCAGGAAATCTTGTCTTTCTGAGGTGGGGGTGAATGCGTAAGGTTTTTTAAAATCTGTGCAAAAATAATCTTAATGCCCACCTTGGGGTTTCGTTTTAGAGCTTACACTAGTGAATTAACGTTGAGGGCGTTAAAAGCCCAGTTGAAGTTAGCGTGTGAGATATATAATACCCTAAGGTGGGCAGACATCTACTTCTACCATAGGGATGGGGAGGGTTTAACACAAACTGAGTTAAGGCAACTGGCGTTAGATCTCAGGAAACAGGACGATGAATATAAGCAACTATATTCTCAGGTAGTTCAACAGATTGCTGACCGTTACTATGACGCAAGGAGCCGTTTCTTCAAAGACCTGGCGAGATTCCCCAGGGAGAAGAAGCCGCATAAGTACTATTCCCTAGTGTATTCTCAGTATGGCTGGAGGATAATCTCAGAGAGGGAGGTGAGGACAAGGAGCAAACATAGGGAGAGGTTACTCACACTAAGACTCAGTAATCTCGGCGTGTTTAAGGTTCTTGTGCATAGGGACTTCCCATTAGATGAGGTGAAGAGGGTGGCTGTTAAACTGACTCCATCAGAAAGAGTTTTCATAACTTTTATCGTCGAGAACGTTGCATTAGATGTAGGTATTGAGAAGATGTTAACGTCCAGTGATGGGTGGTTTATTGAGAACTTGAAACCTTACGAGAAGGCATTAAACAGGCTCAGAAGACTGCATAGAGCTCTCTCGAGAAAGAAGTTCCTCTCTCATAATTGGCAGAAAACCAAGGTGAGGCTTGCGAAGGCTTACGAACACTTGAGGAATCTGAGGAGAGATATTGCATTCAAATCAGGTGCCTTCCTAGCTAGGCACTACGACGTTGTTGTGATGGAGAATATTAACGTGAAGAAATTAGTGGGGGAATCAGTCAGAAAACTGAGGATGAGGCTACTTGACGTTGGTTTTCACGAACTAAGAGAAATAATACGCTACCAGGTGGAGAAGTATGGTAAAGAATTTAGGACAGCAAACCCAGCGTATACTTCGAAAACATGTGCTAAGTGTAGTTACGTTAAAAAGGACTTAACTTTAAAGGACCGCGTGTTTATCTGCCCCAAATGCGGTTGGACAGCCGACCACGACTTTAACGCCTCCCTTAACCTCTTGAGAAATGCGGGGTGGGAGCCACCCAAAGCGCCTGCTGAACCCCACCCCCTACCCCTATTGGGGCAAGGCGGGGCAATGAAGCAGGAAACCCCACCCATTAGGGTGAGGTAGCTCACATGGAGTCTATAAGAGTCATGAGGGTGCTCATATTATTCACCACTTCATTAGCCGCGTTTCAAACCCCCTTCAATTCAACAGTCCTATCCTTCATAGTTCCTGTACTTGGTAAATACTTCCACGCCTCATTGTACACGCTGGTTTACGTGCCTGTGGTTTACTTAATACCATTACCGACATTAATGGTGCTACTGGGTAGGATTGCTGATATTTACGGTAGAGAGAGAGTCTTCAGGATTGGTTTCGCATTATTCATAGTGGGTTCACTTATGGGTGCTTTTTCACCAAGCATCTATGTTTTAATAGCATCATCATTAGTGATGGGGCTTGGGTCATCAATACTATCACCAAGCTCCACAGCCATAGTTAGCCAAGTCTTCCCAGAGGGTGAGAGGGGGTTTGCCTTAGGTATTAACGCAATGGCCGTCTACATGGGCTTAACCTCAGCACCATTCCTAGGTGGGTTAATTACCCAATTCCTCGGCTGGAGATTCGTATTACTGGTTACCACATTACTCTCAGTAATTGGCTTAGCGGTATCATTCGTATCCATGAGGGGTATTGACTTACCTAGACGCGGCATCCCCATTGATGCAGCTGGCGCAGCCTCATTCTCAATAGCCCTCCTCTCAATAGTAATATTCATGATACTGGCGGCCACGGGTGATTGGTTAAATTACCTTTACCTACCAGTAATTAGTGCGGCTTCATTTGCTTTATTCATAGTGATCGAGGGGAGGGTTAAGGATCCTATGCTTAACTTAAGCTTATTCACCCGTAACATATCATTCATGGCTGGTAACGTGACTGCTTTACTAAACTACATAAGCACGTACTCGGTACCATTCCTGTTCTCACTCTACCTACAGTCAATACTCGGCTACACACCCTTTGAGGCAGGCCTAATACTAATCCCTGAACCAGTATTCATGGTAATACTCTCACCCATTAGTGGTAGACTCTCCGATATCTATGGTTCAAGGGAAGTGGCTGCATTGGGAATGGGGCTCATAGGCTTAGCGTTCATAATGCTACTTATCCTTAACCTAAGGAGTGTAGTTAACGTGGTACTGGCTTTATCGGTATTAGGCGTAGGCTTCGGCTTCTTCTCAGCACCCAACACTAACTCAGTAATGGGCTCAATAACACGGGATAAGTACGGTGTGGCATCGGGGGTATTGGGTACCATGAGGTTCACCGGCCAATTACTAAGCATAACCCTAGCCAGCGCGATACTGGCTAAGTACCTGGGTAAGTACACTGCATTATACCTATTCACTGGAGTACCATTAATGAGCACTATAGTGTATGGTTTATTCACAGCGGGGTTGAGGATAATGTTCATCATAGCTGCTGCATTAAGCTTCATAGGTGCATACACGTCACTACTTCGTGAAAGGTAAATGCATGCTTATGCTTAACTACAGGAAATGGAAAGATGAGTAATGAGTAGATGAAGGCACTGGTGCGGGGGGTGGGATTTGAACCCACGCAGGCCTACGCCAACGGATCTTGAGTCCGCCCCCTTTGACCAGGCTCGGGCACCCCCGCCATTAGGTAATGCACTATTGGGGCTTTTAAACTTTCACGATCTAGAGGCCATTAACCATTTTTAACCTGAATAATTCTATTCCACATATGAGGGATTTTAATTCAAATCCCAACTGGTTTACTGTAACCCTTCTATTATCTAAATACTAAATAATGCTCGCTGCGACTTATAACGCACTTAAAAGGTTTAAGGCAAGGAGGAGATTAGTGGAGAGTTTATATAATGAAGTGTAGTGTAATTTAATCATGAGTAGTATTGAGGAGCTGATTAAGAAGTTAACCAGCAGGGGGATTGATGTCACTGAGTTACTGCTTGATGCCCTCAGCATGCAGGATCCTGAGGAGAGCATGAGGGAGAGAATTGCCGTGGCTGAGAAATACCTAAGTGAGGCGAAGCAATACATTGATAAGGGTGATGCTGTTCAAGCCAGTGAGAAAGCCTATAAGGCTGCTGAGGAGGTTATTAAGGCCCTTG from the Caldivirga maquilingensis IC-167 genome contains:
- a CDS encoding RNA-guided endonuclease InsQ/TnpB family protein, with translation MPTLGFRFRAYTSELTLRALKAQLKLACEIYNTLRWADIYFYHRDGEGLTQTELRQLALDLRKQDDEYKQLYSQVVQQIADRYYDARSRFFKDLARFPREKKPHKYYSLVYSQYGWRIISEREVRTRSKHRERLLTLRLSNLGVFKVLVHRDFPLDEVKRVAVKLTPSERVFITFIVENVALDVGIEKMLTSSDGWFIENLKPYEKALNRLRRLHRALSRKKFLSHNWQKTKVRLAKAYEHLRNLRRDIAFKSGAFLARHYDVVVMENINVKKLVGESVRKLRMRLLDVGFHELREIIRYQVEKYGKEFRTANPAYTSKTCAKCSYVKKDLTLKDRVFICPKCGWTADHDFNASLNLLRNAGWEPPKAPAEPHPLPLLGQGGAMKQETPPIRVR
- a CDS encoding MFS transporter, translating into MESIRVMRVLILFTTSLAAFQTPFNSTVLSFIVPVLGKYFHASLYTLVYVPVVYLIPLPTLMVLLGRIADIYGRERVFRIGFALFIVGSLMGAFSPSIYVLIASSLVMGLGSSILSPSSTAIVSQVFPEGERGFALGINAMAVYMGLTSAPFLGGLITQFLGWRFVLLVTTLLSVIGLAVSFVSMRGIDLPRRGIPIDAAGAASFSIALLSIVIFMILAATGDWLNYLYLPVISAASFALFIVIEGRVKDPMLNLSLFTRNISFMAGNVTALLNYISTYSVPFLFSLYLQSILGYTPFEAGLILIPEPVFMVILSPISGRLSDIYGSREVAALGMGLIGLAFIMLLILNLRSVVNVVLALSVLGVGFGFFSAPNTNSVMGSITRDKYGVASGVLGTMRFTGQLLSITLASAILAKYLGKYTALYLFTGVPLMSTIVYGLFTAGLRIMFIIAAALSFIGAYTSLLRER